One genomic region from Conexibacter woesei DSM 14684 encodes:
- a CDS encoding exonuclease SbcCD subunit D → MTRLLHTADWHLGRAFHGEDLLSEQAAFVDFAVATARAERVDGILIAGDLYDRALPPVDAVRLASDALARLSEIAPVVVISGNHDSAARLGFGAELLARAGVHVVTDPASAGTAVEVGGALVYPLPYLEPDLVREELGVQERSHAAVTGAAMERVRADIARRRSAAGSAPVVVMAHAFVSGAAGSESERDLAVGGAAHVPPGTFAGADYVALGHLHGPQIAGGAACRYAGSPLAFSFSEAPQRKSVALVDVGAAGAPVGVELLPCPVPRPLAALRGTLDELLADPRLRERESAWVQATLTDPVRPSDAMERLRRRFPHAVALAFDPQGGQSAPGDSYQRLRGLDDDELVRRFIADVRGSEADDDELELLRDALTARRIAEAEGQPAAAAA, encoded by the coding sequence ATGACACGCCTGCTTCACACCGCCGACTGGCATCTCGGCCGCGCCTTCCACGGCGAGGATCTGCTGAGCGAGCAGGCCGCGTTCGTCGACTTCGCCGTCGCGACCGCCCGCGCCGAGCGGGTCGACGGGATCCTGATCGCCGGAGACCTCTACGATCGCGCACTGCCGCCGGTCGATGCGGTGCGGCTCGCGTCCGACGCGCTCGCGCGGCTGTCGGAGATCGCGCCCGTCGTCGTCATCTCCGGCAACCACGACTCGGCTGCGCGGCTCGGCTTCGGCGCCGAGCTGCTCGCGCGCGCGGGCGTGCACGTCGTGACCGACCCGGCATCGGCCGGCACGGCGGTGGAGGTCGGCGGCGCGCTCGTCTACCCGCTCCCCTACCTCGAGCCCGATCTCGTGCGCGAGGAGCTGGGCGTGCAGGAGCGCTCCCACGCCGCCGTGACGGGTGCCGCGATGGAGCGCGTGCGCGCGGACATCGCCCGCCGCCGCTCCGCAGCGGGCAGCGCGCCCGTCGTCGTGATGGCGCACGCGTTCGTCTCCGGCGCGGCCGGCTCCGAGAGCGAGCGCGACCTCGCCGTCGGCGGCGCCGCGCACGTGCCGCCGGGCACGTTCGCCGGCGCGGACTACGTCGCGCTCGGCCACCTGCACGGCCCGCAGATCGCCGGCGGCGCCGCCTGCCGCTACGCCGGCTCGCCGCTCGCGTTCTCCTTCAGCGAGGCGCCGCAGAGAAAGTCGGTCGCGCTGGTCGACGTCGGCGCCGCCGGCGCGCCCGTCGGCGTGGAGCTGCTCCCCTGCCCCGTCCCGCGCCCGCTCGCGGCACTCCGCGGCACGCTCGACGAGCTGCTTGCCGACCCGCGGCTGAGGGAGCGCGAGAGCGCCTGGGTGCAGGCGACGCTGACCGACCCGGTGCGGCCGAGCGACGCGATGGAGCGGCTGCGCCGCCGCTTCCCGCACGCGGTCGCGCTCGCGTTCGACCCGCAGGGCGGTCAGAGCGCGCCCGGGGACTCCTACCAGCGCCTGCGCGGTCTCGACGACGACGAGCTGGTCCGCCGCTTCATCGCCGACGTGCGCGGCAGCGAGGCCGACGACGACGAGCTGGAGCTGCTGCGTGACGCGCTGACGGCCCGGCGGATCGCGGAGGCCGAAGGCCAGCCGGCGGCCGCGGCCGCCTAG
- a CDS encoding AAA family ATPase — protein sequence MRLHRLRVTAFQAFAATEEIDFDALAAAGLFLLHGDTGAGKTTLLDAVCFALYGDVPGARSRDSRLRSDHADPGVRTEVELDVTLRDRRFRIIRRPKQVRPKLRGDGITEEAAACTVQELRDDEWVTIAARPDEARAELSDPLGMTCDQFCQVVLLPQGEFAAFLRAGSDERWRLLERLFGTERFAAVEWWLRDRRRAARAELEQQLRDVRDVVSRISQVAGEPAPDGWEDELESVREWTGGLGITTEASAATAEEANAGARAARVAAERAFADGSELAGRRTRLAKALSELESWRSRRGARDAAEQELLAARRAAPVAALLETARARGADAATAAADAEAAWSALDDESRAAADAAAEAVAAAPPAPAAEPWSIAVAQPQQSTAPPEHEVFTLFDLPPLETEERGAAAGPGDDAERAAGAESAAAAEPGAAAEPGTDAEPGTAAEPGTDAEPGTAAEPGTDAEPGTDAEPAAPGASDGEPRPAALRAHAAELRTRAGALGALVAVEQRLATDEQSLATLAQEAERAGATLAASAQALEQAGQERRRLDETLQAARRAADRVEALAAESRGAAERAERATERDRLVAAGDAIADRVRAAVDAHQSAHAAWLDLRERRLAGMAAELAADLTPGDPCAVCGSPDHPAPAHLAGAAATPSADAASDASTAGASDAAAHGANAADAAHSARVANADGASLAEQERAAQERQAVLAEERSGCERQAAAHAEALAAARAVAGDAPAEELGDRARRLASELSAARTLADGLAGTERALDALATTTAAQEQRRREAEQTVTTARAAHAERSAALAADRAQVAEARGDADSIADRADSLRGTADACETAAAALEHAARTAAAHVAAADAAERAALDAGFTPDDAAPLAPPAADAGLIAALDSHAAPIATPAADAARAAMREGDTQEQLERRLREFDEGLAQRVALIQDEQLQAAAAEPAPDLDVLREQAAAAARADEAAHGRLTVDRRRHVDVIRLAADLDGALERLAPVAEQARLVTEVSYLVEGRSSSNRLRMRLAAYVLAARLEEVAEAATARLERMSNGRYAIVHSDGGGKGQRRGGLDLRILDGWTGEERSPATLSGGETFLASLALALGLADVVAADAGGSRLETLFIDEGFGSLDERTLDEVLDVLDALREGGRAVGIVSHVAELRQRVPAKLHVVKGRSGSHVEQSAATAAA from the coding sequence ATGCGCCTGCACCGGCTCCGCGTCACCGCCTTCCAGGCGTTCGCCGCGACCGAGGAGATCGACTTCGACGCGCTCGCCGCCGCCGGGCTGTTCCTGCTGCACGGCGACACCGGCGCGGGCAAGACGACGCTGCTCGACGCCGTCTGCTTCGCGCTCTACGGCGACGTCCCGGGCGCCCGCTCGCGCGATTCGCGCCTGCGCTCGGACCACGCCGACCCCGGCGTCAGAACCGAGGTCGAGCTGGACGTGACGCTGCGCGACCGCCGCTTCCGGATCATCCGGCGGCCGAAGCAGGTGCGCCCGAAGCTGCGCGGTGACGGCATCACGGAGGAGGCGGCCGCCTGCACGGTGCAGGAGCTGCGCGACGACGAGTGGGTGACGATCGCCGCGCGCCCGGACGAGGCGAGAGCGGAGCTGTCGGACCCGCTCGGCATGACGTGCGACCAGTTCTGCCAGGTCGTCCTGCTCCCGCAGGGCGAGTTCGCCGCGTTCCTGCGAGCGGGCAGCGACGAGCGCTGGAGACTGCTGGAGCGGCTGTTCGGGACCGAGCGCTTCGCCGCCGTCGAGTGGTGGCTGAGAGATCGCCGCAGGGCCGCGCGCGCCGAGCTGGAGCAGCAGCTGCGCGACGTGCGCGACGTCGTCTCCCGCATCTCGCAGGTCGCCGGCGAGCCGGCGCCCGACGGCTGGGAGGACGAGCTGGAGAGCGTGCGGGAGTGGACCGGCGGGCTCGGTATCACGACCGAAGCGAGCGCCGCGACGGCCGAGGAAGCGAACGCGGGCGCCCGCGCGGCACGTGTCGCGGCCGAGCGCGCCTTCGCGGACGGCAGCGAGCTGGCCGGCCGCCGCACGCGGCTCGCGAAGGCGCTGTCGGAGCTGGAGTCGTGGCGCAGCCGGCGCGGCGCCCGCGACGCGGCCGAGCAGGAGCTGCTCGCCGCTCGCCGCGCCGCCCCCGTCGCCGCGCTGCTGGAGACCGCGCGCGCCCGCGGCGCCGACGCGGCCACAGCCGCGGCGGATGCCGAAGCAGCGTGGTCGGCGCTCGACGACGAGTCGCGTGCCGCCGCCGACGCCGCGGCCGAGGCCGTCGCGGCCGCGCCACCCGCGCCCGCCGCGGAGCCGTGGTCGATTGCGGTCGCTCAACCGCAGCAATCGACCGCGCCTCCCGAGCACGAGGTGTTCACCCTCTTCGACCTCCCGCCACTGGAGACAGAGGAGCGTGGCGCGGCGGCCGGGCCAGGCGACGACGCGGAGCGGGCAGCTGGCGCGGAGTCGGCGGCGGCCGCGGAGCCGGGGGCGGCCGCGGAGCCGGGGACGGACGCGGAGCCGGGGACGGCCGCGGAGCCGGGGACGGACGCGGAGCCGGGGACGGCCGCGGAGCCGGGGACGGACGCGGAGCCGGGGACGGACGCGGAGCCGGCGGCACCGGGGGCGAGCGACGGGGAGCCGCGGCCGGCTGCGCTGCGCGCGCACGCGGCCGAGCTGCGCACGCGCGCGGGAGCGCTCGGCGCGCTTGTCGCGGTCGAGCAGCGGCTGGCGACCGACGAGCAGTCGCTCGCGACGCTCGCGCAGGAGGCCGAGCGGGCCGGCGCGACCCTCGCCGCGTCGGCGCAGGCGCTGGAGCAGGCCGGGCAGGAGCGGAGGAGGCTGGACGAGACACTGCAGGCCGCACGCCGCGCTGCCGACCGCGTCGAAGCGCTCGCCGCCGAGTCACGCGGCGCCGCCGAGCGCGCCGAACGCGCGACCGAGCGCGACCGTCTGGTCGCGGCCGGCGACGCGATCGCCGACCGCGTCCGCGCCGCCGTCGATGCTCACCAGAGCGCCCACGCCGCCTGGCTCGACCTGCGCGAGCGCCGCCTCGCCGGCATGGCAGCCGAGCTGGCCGCGGACCTCACCCCGGGCGACCCGTGCGCCGTCTGCGGCTCTCCCGACCACCCGGCCCCAGCCCACCTCGCCGGCGCGGCCGCGACGCCCTCCGCCGACGCCGCGTCCGACGCTTCCACCGCCGGCGCCAGCGACGCCGCCGCCCACGGCGCGAACGCGGCCGACGCCGCCCACAGCGCGCGCGTGGCCAACGCCGATGGGGCGAGTCTCGCCGAGCAGGAGCGGGCGGCGCAGGAGCGGCAGGCGGTGCTCGCGGAAGAGCGCTCCGGATGCGAACGGCAAGCGGCGGCGCATGCGGAGGCGCTGGCGGCAGCGCGCGCGGTCGCGGGCGACGCGCCGGCCGAGGAGCTGGGCGACCGCGCACGCCGGCTCGCGAGCGAGCTGTCGGCGGCACGGACGCTCGCCGACGGGCTGGCGGGGACCGAGCGCGCGCTCGACGCGCTCGCGACCACCACGGCCGCCCAGGAGCAGCGCCGCCGCGAGGCGGAGCAAACGGTGACGACCGCGCGCGCCGCCCACGCGGAGCGCTCGGCCGCGCTGGCGGCCGACCGCGCACAGGTCGCCGAGGCGCGCGGCGACGCGGACAGCATCGCGGACCGTGCGGACTCGCTCCGCGGCACAGCCGACGCGTGCGAGACCGCCGCCGCGGCGCTGGAGCACGCCGCTCGCACCGCCGCCGCCCACGTCGCAGCCGCGGACGCCGCCGAGCGGGCCGCGCTCGACGCCGGCTTCACGCCTGACGACGCCGCGCCGCTCGCGCCGCCGGCCGCCGACGCGGGGCTGATCGCCGCGCTCGACTCCCACGCCGCACCGATCGCCACGCCGGCCGCCGACGCCGCGCGCGCGGCGATGCGCGAGGGCGACACACAGGAGCAGCTGGAGCGGCGGTTGCGCGAGTTCGACGAGGGGCTCGCCCAGCGCGTCGCGTTGATCCAGGACGAGCAGCTGCAGGCCGCGGCCGCCGAGCCCGCGCCGGACCTCGACGTGCTGCGCGAGCAGGCCGCGGCGGCGGCTCGCGCCGACGAGGCGGCGCACGGACGGCTGACGGTCGACCGCCGCCGCCACGTCGACGTGATACGCCTCGCCGCCGACCTCGACGGCGCGCTCGAACGGCTCGCGCCCGTAGCGGAGCAAGCACGGCTCGTGACCGAGGTCTCGTACCTCGTGGAAGGAAGATCCTCGTCCAACCGCCTCAGAATGCGGCTCGCGGCGTACGTGCTCGCGGCACGCCTGGAGGAGGTCGCCGAGGCGGCGACGGCGCGCCTGGAGCGGATGTCGAACGGCCGCTACGCGATCGTCCACTCCGACGGCGGCGGCAAGGGCCAGCGCCGCGGCGGGCTCGATCTCCGCATCCTCGACGGCTGGACCGGCGAGGAGCGCTCGCCCGCGACGCTCTCCGGCGGCGAGACGTTCCTCGCCAGCCTCGCGCTCGCGCTCGGACTCGCCGACGTCGTCGCCGCCGACGCCGGCGGCAGCCGGCTGGAGACGCTCTTCATCGACGAGGGCTTCGGCTCGCTCGACGAGCGCACCCTCGACGAGGTGCTCGACGTGCTCGACGCGCTGCGCGAGGGCGGCCGCGCGGTCGGGATCGTCTCCCACGTCGCCGAGCTGCGTCAGCGCGTGCCCGCGAAGCTGCAC
- a CDS encoding COG4315 family predicted lipoprotein, with the protein MFVVAIAVAVFAVALAVAPRDGDRGAAGDAGAPPTVTAAARPGTTVRIVGSQFGRILADGRGRAFYLFDRERSSRPRCYGACAAAWPPVYAKGDPVAGSGARERLIATTRRADGRRQVTYGGYPLYYYVRDTPGVVLCQNVFEFGGTWLVVRGDASPVT; encoded by the coding sequence ATGTTCGTCGTGGCGATCGCCGTCGCCGTCTTCGCCGTCGCGCTCGCGGTCGCTCCCCGCGATGGGGACCGCGGTGCTGCCGGCGACGCGGGTGCCCCGCCGACGGTGACCGCTGCGGCCAGACCCGGCACGACCGTCCGGATCGTCGGCTCGCAGTTCGGGCGGATCCTCGCCGACGGCCGCGGCAGAGCCTTCTACCTGTTCGACCGCGAGCGCTCGTCGCGCCCGCGCTGCTACGGCGCCTGCGCCGCGGCGTGGCCGCCCGTCTACGCGAAAGGCGACCCGGTCGCCGGGAGCGGCGCGCGCGAGCGCCTGATCGCGACGACGCGCCGCGCCGACGGCCGCCGGCAGGTCACCTACGGCGGTTACCCGCTGTACTACTACGTGCGCGACACGCCGGGCGTCGTGCTGTGCCAGAACGTCTTCGAGTTCGGCGGCACCTGGCTCGTGGTGCGGGGCGACGCCTCGCCCGTGACCTGA